One genomic segment of Natrononativus amylolyticus includes these proteins:
- a CDS encoding MMPL family transporter, which translates to MSLPERISAAITTHSKIVLVALLLTTALVGAGATMVDDDSSLDQFETDTPEAEAVEYANENFTVEGEENTTSVQLIVRGENVLTKESLLDSLAFQQTLRENESVNATLVEDPTFGVENVLGITVVQSQQGEALAERGQELENDSAELEARGEELAERAEQLEQDQAELEARGEELEERGAQLEQDQAELEERGAQLEEDRAELEEASAELEAEQERLEERVAAQEEALNETAELQTAYEEADSDQERAGIEAEMEELWAETTADLDSQQTERFEESATAVRQLTSDRLELETAIEGAYETGIGVTDDPDRQAELEAALDETADLQRQIEATDDDGEQAALEEEIDEVWAEATAELDAEQTETFVEAATQVRESTAGLVGVEEGLEGAYQGGTVGVLADEFEALEERGQALEERGQALEERGQALEDDSAELEERGEQLEQDRQALEEDGEELEERGEQLAQDQEALEEDGEELEERGEQLERDQAALEDGDTPTLDEQIEAIESLDDEEFEDYLTDIVSDNDGDSPALNLMPTGYEPGSTSSDARMVFITQDADMGEMAEMGGGGGDAMDAQLDMRDLAQAHAGDDEEYIVFGFGVIGEEIDNSMNDSLAIVGPLALLFVVVALSVAYRDPLDIVLGVLGILVVLIWTFGFMGWTGIAFNQMFVAVPVLLIGLSIDYAIHVFMRHREQRERGAEADSAVRPSMTIALAGVGVALVWVTATTVIGFLSNLISPIAPIREFGIVSAAGILAALIVFGALVPAAKVEIDSLFESRGFNRRKRAFGTGGGRFSSVLTVGSTAARKAPLIIIVAALLLTAGGVYGATQVDTSFEEEDFLADSPPEWTQYLGPLAPGEYQAKDDLEYVNENFQREDTQTQILIRGPVTDDATLGEIDRASSDASESDIAYILPTGEVDVESPLTVMENAASENESFNESFTAADTTGDGVPDQNLEELYDELFEVDESAASNVIYRTDDGEYEAVRMIIGVQGDAAFGDVTSETRAIADGFGGEWDVIATGDPIVNYLVEQDLLDTVLESLMITLVAVFVFLTVAYWLTGNSATLGAVTLLPVAFSVSWILGTMYLIGMPFNVLTGMITSLTIGLGVAYSIHVSARYTLELERQGNVWTAMRTTVTGTGGALLGSAATTVGGFGTLALAILPALQQFGIITGLTIIYAFLASVVVLPSLLVLWTRYFGPDVSFDAARTGPATPAASDGGRNEPVPSSGGDDR; encoded by the coding sequence GTGAGCCTTCCCGAACGAATCTCCGCGGCGATCACGACCCACAGCAAGATCGTACTCGTCGCACTCTTGCTGACGACTGCACTCGTCGGCGCCGGCGCAACGATGGTCGACGACGACTCCTCGCTCGACCAGTTCGAGACCGATACGCCCGAGGCCGAGGCCGTCGAGTACGCCAACGAGAACTTCACCGTCGAAGGCGAGGAAAACACGACCTCGGTTCAGTTGATCGTCAGAGGAGAGAACGTCCTCACCAAGGAGTCGCTGCTCGATTCGCTCGCCTTCCAGCAGACGCTTCGAGAGAACGAGTCGGTCAACGCCACCCTCGTCGAAGACCCGACGTTCGGCGTCGAGAACGTCCTCGGGATCACTGTCGTCCAGTCCCAGCAGGGCGAAGCGTTGGCCGAACGCGGCCAGGAACTCGAGAACGACAGCGCCGAACTCGAAGCCCGCGGCGAGGAGCTCGCCGAACGAGCCGAGCAGCTAGAGCAAGATCAGGCCGAACTCGAGGCCCGCGGCGAGGAGCTCGAAGAACGCGGTGCACAGCTAGAGCAAGACCAGGCCGAGCTCGAAGAACGCGGCGCACAGTTGGAGGAAGACCGGGCCGAACTCGAGGAAGCGTCGGCCGAACTCGAAGCCGAACAGGAGCGCCTGGAGGAGCGGGTCGCCGCCCAGGAGGAGGCGTTGAACGAAACCGCCGAGCTCCAGACCGCCTACGAAGAGGCCGACAGCGATCAGGAGCGAGCGGGAATCGAGGCGGAGATGGAGGAGCTGTGGGCGGAGACGACCGCCGACCTCGACTCCCAGCAAACCGAGCGGTTCGAGGAGAGCGCGACCGCGGTTCGGCAGCTGACGAGCGACCGTCTCGAGCTCGAGACGGCCATCGAAGGCGCTTACGAGACGGGGATCGGCGTCACCGACGATCCCGACCGACAGGCCGAGCTCGAGGCGGCCCTGGACGAGACGGCCGACCTCCAGCGACAGATCGAAGCGACCGACGACGACGGGGAACAGGCCGCTTTAGAGGAGGAGATCGACGAGGTCTGGGCGGAAGCGACCGCCGAGCTCGACGCCGAGCAAACCGAGACGTTCGTGGAGGCCGCGACGCAGGTCCGTGAGTCGACGGCCGGACTCGTCGGAGTCGAGGAGGGCCTCGAAGGGGCCTACCAGGGAGGGACCGTCGGCGTTCTCGCAGACGAGTTCGAAGCCCTGGAAGAACGCGGGCAGGCACTCGAGGAGCGCGGGCAGGCGCTCGAGGAGCGCGGACAGGCGCTCGAAGACGACTCGGCCGAACTCGAGGAGCGCGGCGAGCAGCTAGAGCAAGACAGACAGGCGCTGGAAGAAGACGGCGAGGAGCTCGAAGAACGCGGTGAGCAGCTAGCCCAGGACCAGGAGGCGCTGGAAGAAGACGGCGAGGAGCTCGAAGAACGCGGTGAGCAGTTAGAGCGGGATCAGGCGGCGCTCGAGGATGGCGACACGCCGACGCTCGACGAGCAGATCGAGGCGATTGAGAGCCTCGACGACGAGGAGTTCGAGGACTACCTCACCGACATCGTCTCGGACAACGACGGTGACAGTCCGGCGCTCAATCTGATGCCGACCGGCTACGAGCCCGGCAGCACCTCCTCGGACGCCCGAATGGTCTTCATCACCCAGGACGCCGACATGGGTGAGATGGCGGAGATGGGCGGCGGAGGCGGTGACGCGATGGACGCCCAACTCGACATGCGCGACCTCGCCCAGGCTCACGCCGGCGACGACGAGGAGTACATCGTCTTCGGCTTCGGCGTCATCGGCGAGGAGATCGACAACTCGATGAACGACAGCCTGGCGATCGTCGGCCCGCTCGCCCTGCTGTTCGTCGTCGTCGCGCTCTCGGTCGCCTACCGTGACCCCCTCGACATCGTGCTGGGTGTCCTCGGCATTCTCGTGGTACTGATCTGGACGTTCGGCTTCATGGGCTGGACCGGCATCGCGTTCAACCAGATGTTCGTCGCGGTGCCGGTCCTCCTGATCGGGCTCTCGATCGACTACGCGATTCACGTCTTCATGCGCCACCGCGAACAGCGCGAACGGGGCGCCGAAGCGGACAGCGCGGTCCGCCCGTCGATGACGATCGCGCTCGCGGGCGTCGGCGTCGCCCTCGTCTGGGTGACCGCGACGACGGTCATCGGGTTCCTCTCGAACCTCATCAGTCCGATCGCCCCGATTCGGGAGTTCGGCATCGTCAGCGCCGCCGGAATCCTCGCGGCGCTGATCGTCTTCGGGGCGCTCGTCCCGGCCGCGAAGGTCGAGATCGATTCGCTGTTCGAATCCCGCGGGTTCAACCGGCGAAAGCGGGCGTTCGGGACCGGCGGCGGCCGCTTCAGTTCGGTGCTGACCGTCGGCTCCACCGCTGCGCGGAAGGCCCCGCTGATCATCATCGTTGCCGCCCTCCTGTTGACCGCCGGCGGGGTGTACGGCGCGACGCAGGTCGACACCAGCTTCGAGGAGGAGGACTTCCTCGCCGACAGTCCCCCCGAGTGGACCCAGTACCTCGGGCCCCTCGCACCCGGCGAGTACCAGGCCAAGGACGACCTCGAGTACGTAAACGAGAACTTCCAGCGCGAGGACACCCAGACGCAGATCCTGATACGCGGGCCGGTGACCGACGACGCGACGCTGGGAGAGATCGATCGGGCGTCGAGCGACGCGAGCGAGAGCGACATCGCCTACATCCTCCCGACCGGCGAGGTCGACGTCGAGAGCCCGCTAACGGTGATGGAAAACGCCGCGAGCGAGAACGAATCGTTCAACGAGTCGTTCACCGCCGCGGACACGACCGGCGACGGCGTTCCGGACCAGAACCTCGAGGAGCTGTACGACGAACTGTTCGAGGTGGACGAGAGCGCCGCGAGCAACGTCATCTACCGGACCGACGACGGCGAGTACGAGGCGGTCCGGATGATCATCGGCGTCCAGGGCGACGCGGCCTTCGGGGACGTGACGAGCGAGACGCGGGCGATCGCCGACGGCTTCGGCGGCGAGTGGGACGTCATCGCGACCGGCGACCCGATCGTCAACTACCTCGTCGAGCAGGACCTCCTCGACACGGTACTCGAGAGCCTCATGATCACGCTCGTGGCCGTGTTCGTGTTCCTCACCGTCGCGTACTGGCTGACTGGGAACAGCGCGACGCTCGGGGCGGTGACGCTGCTACCGGTCGCCTTCTCGGTGAGCTGGATCCTCGGAACGATGTACCTCATCGGGATGCCGTTCAACGTGCTCACGGGAATGATCACCAGCCTCACGATCGGACTGGGGGTCGCCTACAGTATCCACGTCAGCGCCCGGTACACGCTCGAACTCGAGCGCCAGGGGAACGTCTGGACGGCGATGCGAACCACCGTGACGGGGACCGGCGGCGCGTTGCTCGGCAGCGCCGCGACCACGGTCGGCGGCTTCGGAACCCTCGCGCTGGCGATCCTGCCAGCCCTCCAGCAGTTCGGGATCATCACCGGACTGACGATCATCTACGCGTTCCTCGCGAGCGTGGTCGTGCTCCCGTCGCTGCTGGTGCTGTGGACGCGCTACTTTGGCCCCGACGTCTCCTTCGACGCCGCGCGGACCGGGCCGGCGACGCCGGCGGCGAGCGACGGCGGGCGGAACGAGCCCGTCCCCTCGAGCGGAGGTGACGACCGATGA
- a CDS encoding TrmB family transcriptional regulator, whose product MTSESDAIEAFERLGLTSYEAKVFIALQRLGSGSARDVAGVADVPRSQVYSVAESLESRGLLEVQQSSPIRYRPVSLEEAQRTLRERFESEQERAFEYVEGVREETEGEEEQEDIWTVRGRRRVDDRIVDVLSGAEERILFGTRLPALLTDDIVRTLEERADAGVDVTGVSRSATVRTRIEELDGAMAFSPPDHRATDDRSGRIAIVDDDTILLSVIDDDESETAIWSAGSLFASVLIQLIEASDEAVK is encoded by the coding sequence ATGACGAGCGAATCCGACGCGATCGAGGCGTTCGAGCGCCTGGGGCTGACCAGCTACGAGGCGAAGGTGTTCATCGCCCTCCAGCGCCTCGGGTCGGGTTCCGCCCGCGACGTGGCCGGCGTCGCCGACGTTCCCCGCTCGCAGGTGTACAGCGTCGCCGAGAGCCTCGAGTCACGCGGGCTGCTCGAGGTCCAGCAGTCGAGCCCGATCCGCTATCGACCGGTGAGCCTCGAGGAGGCCCAGCGGACGCTCCGAGAGCGCTTCGAGAGCGAACAGGAGCGGGCCTTCGAGTACGTCGAGGGGGTCCGCGAGGAAACCGAGGGCGAGGAGGAACAGGAGGACATCTGGACCGTCCGCGGCCGACGACGGGTCGACGACCGTATCGTCGACGTGCTCTCGGGCGCCGAGGAACGGATCCTCTTCGGGACGCGGCTCCCGGCGCTGCTCACCGATGATATCGTCCGGACGCTCGAGGAGCGAGCCGACGCGGGCGTCGACGTCACGGGCGTCAGCCGCTCGGCGACGGTTCGAACGAGAATCGAGGAACTCGACGGGGCGATGGCCTTCTCGCCGCCCGACCACCGTGCGACCGACGACCGCTCGGGTCGGATCGCGATCGTCGACGACGACACTATCCTCCTGAGCGTCATCGACGACGACGAGAGCGAGACGGCGATCTGGAGCGCCGGCTCGCTGTTCGCCTCCGTGTTGATCCAGTTGATCGAGGCGAGCGACGAAGCCGTCAAATAG
- a CDS encoding mRNA surveillance protein pelota, protein MQIKSREPLEGGRERVTLVPESLDDLWHLQYVLEPGDRVAGDTTRRIQRNDEQMRDTGGEREHMWVAIAVDTIEFHKFANRLRVGGEIVACSREDQLGFHHTLNIEEREELSIDKRFKPDQEARLEEAEASTENPDVAIATVEEGQAFVHTVAQYGTEERATISGPTGKGEYARDRSELFAELGKVLQRMDVDAIILAGPGFTKQDARKYLEKNEPEVADLITMVDTAGVGDRGVHEVLKRGAVADVQQETRIESEAADIDELTKRIAEGAKAAYGPEEVKKAAEYGAIERLLIVDDRLRQERGPDGEWAIDVDDVVRTAEQKGGEVTVFSSEFPPGQQLSNLGGIAALLRYRLE, encoded by the coding sequence ATGCAGATCAAAAGCCGGGAGCCGCTCGAGGGCGGGCGCGAGCGGGTAACGCTCGTCCCCGAGAGTCTGGACGACCTCTGGCACCTCCAGTACGTCCTCGAGCCCGGGGACCGCGTCGCGGGCGACACGACCCGCCGGATCCAGCGCAACGACGAGCAGATGCGGGATACGGGCGGCGAGCGCGAGCACATGTGGGTCGCCATCGCCGTCGACACGATCGAGTTCCACAAGTTCGCCAACCGCCTGCGCGTCGGCGGCGAGATCGTGGCCTGTTCACGCGAGGATCAACTCGGCTTTCACCACACCCTCAACATCGAAGAGCGCGAGGAGCTCTCGATCGACAAGCGGTTCAAGCCGGATCAGGAGGCCCGCCTCGAGGAGGCAGAGGCGTCGACGGAGAACCCCGACGTCGCCATCGCCACCGTCGAGGAGGGCCAGGCGTTCGTCCACACGGTCGCCCAGTACGGCACCGAAGAGCGGGCGACGATCTCGGGGCCGACGGGGAAAGGCGAGTACGCCCGCGACCGTTCGGAGCTGTTCGCCGAGCTCGGCAAAGTGCTACAGCGGATGGACGTCGACGCGATCATCCTCGCCGGACCGGGCTTTACGAAACAGGACGCCAGGAAGTACCTCGAGAAGAACGAACCCGAGGTCGCCGACCTGATCACGATGGTCGACACCGCTGGCGTGGGCGACCGGGGAGTCCACGAGGTCCTGAAACGGGGGGCCGTGGCGGACGTCCAGCAGGAGACCCGAATCGAGAGCGAGGCGGCCGATATCGACGAACTCACGAAACGGATCGCGGAGGGCGCCAAAGCGGCCTACGGTCCCGAGGAGGTTAAAAAGGCGGCCGAGTACGGCGCGATCGAGCGCCTGCTGATCGTCGACGACCGGCTCCGCCAGGAGCGCGGCCCCGACGGCGAGTGGGCGATCGACGTCGACGACGTGGTACGAACGGCCGAACAGAAGGGCGGCGAGGTGACGGTGTTCTCGAGCGAGTTCCCGCCCGGCCAGCAGCTTTCGAACCTCGGCGGGATCGCGGCGCTGTTGCGCTACCGCCTCGAGTAA
- a CDS encoding DUF4870 domain-containing protein produces the protein MTTEVPETPDAQLPETEHVPAETSTGLSENVLGALAYLFAFVSGLLVYFLEGENEFARYHAAQSIVLSAAGFALMIGFSVMSSVVALVLGEIPLLGLLVGIGMLFVSAALGLVGLVLWLYLMVSAFRGKRTRLPVVTNVAETYLL, from the coding sequence ATGACAACCGAAGTACCCGAAACACCAGACGCACAGCTTCCCGAGACGGAACACGTACCCGCCGAAACGAGTACCGGGCTGAGCGAGAACGTCCTCGGCGCGCTCGCGTACCTGTTCGCGTTCGTGAGCGGCCTGCTCGTCTACTTCCTCGAAGGCGAGAACGAGTTTGCGCGCTATCACGCCGCCCAGAGCATCGTGCTCTCGGCCGCCGGTTTCGCCCTGATGATCGGATTCAGCGTGATGAGTTCGGTCGTCGCGCTCGTTCTCGGCGAGATCCCGCTGTTGGGTCTTCTCGTCGGCATCGGAATGCTGTTCGTCTCGGCCGCCCTGGGACTGGTCGGACTGGTGCTCTGGCTCTACCTGATGGTGTCGGCGTTCAGAGGCAAGCGGACGCGGCTCCCGGTCGTGACGAACGTCGCCGAGACCTACCTGCTCTGA
- a CDS encoding ArsR/SmtB family transcription factor: protein MVERQANEPDLDAIFGALAHPTRRALLEQLAAGPASVGDLADPHDVSLAAVSKHLQVLEDAGLIEVEKDGRVRRCHLEAAPLSAAFGWLTRYRVFWEDRLDALAIHLENEDQ from the coding sequence ATGGTTGAACGACAGGCGAACGAGCCGGATCTCGACGCGATCTTCGGAGCGCTGGCCCACCCGACGCGACGGGCGCTGCTCGAACAGTTGGCCGCCGGCCCCGCGAGCGTCGGCGACCTCGCAGACCCCCACGACGTCTCGCTGGCGGCGGTGTCGAAGCACTTGCAGGTACTCGAGGACGCAGGACTCATCGAGGTCGAGAAGGACGGGCGGGTACGACGATGTCACCTCGAGGCCGCGCCGCTTTCGGCCGCCTTCGGCTGGCTGACCCGGTACCGCGTCTTCTGGGAGGACCGGCTCGACGCGTTGGCCATCCACCTGGAGAACGAAGACCAATGA
- a CDS encoding SRPBCC family protein, whose protein sequence is MTADETETTEFDPSDYDMTITRTFDAPRERVFEAWTDPDRVEQWWGPAGFTSTVHELEVRPGGAFRLDMHAPDGTVYPDSGEFHEVEPPERLVLTSRAFEDEDGAYGLEVYNTVTFAERGGRTELTLEAEVIAARPEVAEALEGMELGWSQSLEKLDDTVAA, encoded by the coding sequence ATGACCGCAGACGAAACGGAAACCACAGAGTTCGACCCGAGCGATTACGACATGACCATCACGCGGACGTTCGACGCGCCACGCGAGCGCGTGTTCGAAGCCTGGACCGACCCCGACCGGGTCGAGCAGTGGTGGGGACCGGCAGGCTTCACGAGCACGGTCCACGAACTGGAGGTCCGCCCCGGCGGCGCCTTCCGCCTCGACATGCACGCCCCCGACGGCACCGTCTACCCCGACAGCGGCGAGTTCCACGAGGTCGAGCCACCCGAGCGACTCGTCCTGACCAGCCGTGCGTTCGAGGACGAGGACGGAGCCTACGGACTCGAGGTGTACAACACCGTCACCTTCGCCGAGCGCGGCGGGAGAACGGAGCTAACCCTCGAGGCGGAGGTCATCGCGGCGAGGCCGGAGGTGGCCGAGGCGCTCGAGGGAATGGAGCTGGGCTGGAGTCAGAGCCTCGAGAAGCTCGACGATACCGTCGCTGCCTGA
- a CDS encoding dihydrofolate reductase family protein, with protein sequence MTNETTNGRTTGSVVAEISTSLDGFVAGPNDGPENALGDGGERLHEWVYELSSWRAQHGLEGGTTNETDERLAESVENTGAVVMGRRMFSNEDGPWGDEPFEGHWGDEPPFGVPVFVLTHHPREPLELGGTTFTFVTEGVDDALERAREAAGEKDISIAGGASTIRQCLRTGLLDELRIHLVPVLLGDGIRLFDRSGDRIELERTRVSESDGVTHLEFRPA encoded by the coding sequence ATGACCAACGAAACTACCAACGGGCGGACGACTGGGAGCGTCGTCGCGGAGATCTCGACCTCCCTCGACGGCTTCGTCGCCGGGCCGAACGACGGCCCCGAGAACGCCCTCGGCGACGGCGGCGAGCGGCTCCACGAGTGGGTCTACGAGCTTTCGAGCTGGCGCGCACAGCACGGCCTCGAGGGTGGCACGACGAACGAGACCGACGAACGCCTCGCCGAGTCGGTCGAGAACACCGGCGCGGTCGTCATGGGCCGCCGGATGTTCAGCAACGAGGACGGGCCGTGGGGCGACGAGCCGTTCGAGGGCCACTGGGGCGACGAGCCACCGTTCGGCGTGCCGGTGTTCGTCCTCACCCACCACCCCCGCGAGCCCCTCGAGCTGGGCGGGACGACGTTCACCTTCGTGACCGAAGGCGTAGACGACGCCCTCGAGCGAGCGCGCGAAGCTGCGGGTGAGAAGGACATCTCGATCGCTGGCGGCGCGAGTACGATTCGGCAGTGCCTTCGGACGGGGCTGCTCGACGAACTCCGGATCCACCTCGTGCCGGTGCTGCTCGGCGACGGGATTCGGCTGTTCGATCGGAGCGGAGACCGGATCGAACTCGAGCGCACGAGGGTGAGCGAGTCGGACGGCGTGACGCACCTCGAGTTTCGTCCCGCATAG
- a CDS encoding ester cyclase, whose protein sequence is MPNADTPVEALHRLYDGVWNGDDLAVADELVHPEYYIHDREIAEETRGPELYKTLAEMTRAIFPDMAFTVHETISEGNMVALRWTMTGTHEGPMFGVEPTGTAVELSAIEINRFGDGKLVETWTQSDMLGLMEQIGAVPSSGEPTRE, encoded by the coding sequence ATGCCGAACGCCGACACTCCAGTCGAGGCGCTCCACCGACTCTACGATGGCGTCTGGAACGGCGACGACCTCGCGGTCGCGGACGAACTGGTGCACCCGGAGTACTACATCCACGACAGGGAGATCGCGGAAGAGACCCGGGGTCCGGAGCTGTACAAAACGCTGGCGGAGATGACTCGAGCGATCTTCCCCGACATGGCGTTCACGGTCCACGAGACGATCAGCGAGGGGAACATGGTGGCGCTTCGATGGACCATGACGGGAACCCACGAGGGGCCGATGTTCGGAGTGGAACCGACCGGAACGGCGGTCGAACTGTCGGCGATCGAGATCAACCGGTTCGGGGACGGAAAACTCGTCGAGACGTGGACGCAGAGCGACATGCTCGGGTTGATGGAACAAATTGGCGCCGTCCCCTCCTCCGGAGAACCGACCCGGGAGTAG
- the rqcH gene encoding ribosome rescue protein RqcH, protein MDPKRELTSVDLAALVRELGAYEGAKVDKAYLYGDDLVRLKMRDFDRGRLELLLEVGEVKRAHTVAPERVPDAPGRPPQFAMMLRNRLSGADFVGVEQFEFDRILEFVFEREDGITRIIVELFGQGNVAVTDGEYEVIDCLETVRLKSRTVVPGSRYEFPESRINPLSVSREAFDHEMDDSDTDVVRTLATQLNFGGLYAEEVCTRAGVEKAMDITDAGEAEYDRIYEAIERLALDVRNGNFDPRLYFEDGDDDSGGSEAAGEADAPDRVVDVTPFPLEEHAELPGEAYDTFLSALDDYFFRLDLEADEPDPTSQRPDFEERIAKHERIIDQQQGAIEGFERQAEDTREQAELLYANYGLVDEILTTVRRAREQDRPWAEIAETFEQGREQGIEAAEAVVEFDESEGTVTVEIEDEFVELVVRDGVEQNADRLYTEAKAIAEKKEGALAAIEDTREELAEIERQRDAWEAADAGETDDEGDEEAEERDWLAEPSIPIRENEPWYGRFRWFHTSDGFLVIGGRNADQNEELVKKYLERGDRVLHTQAHGGPVTVLKATDPSEASSSDIEIPETSIEEAAQFAVSYASVWKDGRYAGDVYVVDSDQVSKTPESGEYLEKGGFAVRGDRRYLDDTPVGAAVGIQCEPYTRVIGGPPSSLEGKAVTTIEVEPGRFAQGDVAKRIYRRLRERFEDESFVRKIASPDKIAHFLPPGGSRIKGE, encoded by the coding sequence ATGGATCCCAAGCGGGAACTCACCAGCGTCGACCTCGCCGCCCTCGTCCGGGAACTCGGAGCATACGAGGGGGCGAAGGTCGACAAGGCCTACCTCTACGGCGACGACCTCGTGCGGCTGAAGATGCGCGACTTCGACCGGGGGCGCCTCGAACTCCTGCTCGAGGTCGGCGAGGTAAAACGCGCCCACACCGTCGCCCCCGAGCGGGTGCCCGACGCCCCCGGCCGGCCGCCGCAGTTCGCGATGATGCTTCGCAACCGCCTGTCGGGGGCGGACTTCGTCGGCGTCGAGCAGTTCGAGTTCGACCGCATCCTCGAGTTCGTCTTCGAGCGCGAGGACGGGATTACGAGAATCATCGTCGAACTGTTCGGTCAGGGCAACGTCGCGGTGACCGACGGCGAGTACGAGGTGATCGACTGCCTCGAGACGGTTCGCCTGAAGTCCCGAACCGTCGTCCCCGGCTCGCGCTACGAGTTCCCCGAGTCGCGGATCAACCCGCTGTCGGTCTCGCGAGAGGCGTTCGATCACGAGATGGACGACTCCGACACCGACGTCGTTCGCACGCTCGCGACCCAGCTCAACTTCGGCGGGCTCTACGCCGAGGAGGTCTGCACCCGCGCCGGGGTCGAGAAGGCGATGGATATCACGGACGCGGGGGAGGCGGAGTACGACCGGATCTACGAGGCGATCGAGCGCCTCGCACTCGACGTGCGAAACGGGAACTTCGATCCTCGGCTCTATTTCGAGGACGGGGACGACGACTCCGGCGGGAGCGAAGCGGCTGGCGAGGCGGACGCCCCCGACCGGGTTGTCGACGTCACCCCGTTCCCGCTCGAGGAACACGCCGAACTGCCCGGCGAGGCCTACGACACCTTCCTTTCGGCGCTCGACGACTACTTCTTCCGGCTCGATCTCGAGGCCGACGAGCCGGATCCGACGAGCCAGCGGCCCGATTTCGAGGAACGGATCGCCAAGCACGAGCGGATCATCGACCAGCAGCAGGGGGCGATCGAGGGGTTCGAACGGCAGGCCGAGGACACTCGCGAGCAGGCCGAACTGCTGTACGCGAACTACGGGCTGGTCGACGAGATCCTCACGACGGTCCGACGGGCCCGCGAGCAGGACCGGCCCTGGGCCGAGATCGCCGAGACGTTCGAGCAGGGCAGAGAGCAGGGAATCGAGGCCGCGGAGGCGGTCGTCGAGTTCGACGAGAGCGAGGGAACCGTCACCGTCGAGATCGAAGACGAGTTCGTCGAACTCGTCGTCCGAGACGGCGTCGAACAGAACGCCGATCGCCTCTACACCGAGGCGAAGGCCATCGCCGAGAAGAAAGAGGGCGCGCTCGCGGCCATCGAGGACACCCGCGAGGAACTCGCGGAGATCGAGCGCCAGCGGGACGCCTGGGAGGCCGCGGACGCCGGCGAGACCGACGACGAGGGAGACGAGGAGGCCGAAGAGCGCGACTGGCTCGCCGAGCCCTCGATCCCGATCCGGGAGAACGAGCCGTGGTACGGTCGATTCCGGTGGTTCCACACCAGCGACGGCTTCCTCGTCATCGGGGGACGAAACGCAGACCAGAACGAGGAACTGGTGAAGAAGTACTTAGAGCGCGGCGACAGGGTGCTCCACACGCAGGCCCACGGCGGCCCCGTCACGGTGCTCAAGGCGACCGATCCGAGCGAGGCCTCCTCGAGCGACATCGAAATCCCCGAGACGAGCATCGAGGAGGCCGCCCAGTTCGCCGTCTCCTACGCCTCGGTGTGGAAGGACGGCCGGTACGCGGGCGACGTCTACGTCGTCGACTCCGACCAGGTGTCGAAAACCCCAGAAAGCGGTGAGTACCTCGAGAAGGGGGGATTCGCGGTGCGCGGCGATCGGCGCTACCTCGACGACACGCCGGTCGGCGCCGCCGTCGGCATCCAGTGTGAGCCCTACACCCGCGTGATCGGCGGACCGCCGTCGTCGCTCGAGGGCAAGGCAGTCACGACGATCGAAGTCGAACCCGGCCGCTTCGCCCAGGGCGACGTCGCCAAGCGGATCTACCGACGGCTGCGCGAACGCTTCGAGGACGAATCGTTCGTCCGAAAGATCGCCAGCCCGGACAAGATCGCGCACTTCCTGCCCCCGGGCGGGAGCCGGATCAAAGGCGAGTAG
- a CDS encoding VOC family protein gives MHATAIDHVNLGFPADRLEEVIEFYVDRLGFETGFDDPHAAVRDDPGLFAIELGGGPRLYVRPVEEFDADRGSYRHVAIRIDDSPEAVRSLLEDAAIEIGSTAERERESVGSYTSYYVTDPFGYTVEFMAVGG, from the coding sequence ATGCACGCGACAGCCATCGATCACGTCAATCTCGGCTTTCCCGCGGATCGCCTCGAGGAGGTCATCGAGTTCTACGTCGACCGGCTCGGCTTCGAGACGGGGTTCGACGATCCACACGCGGCCGTACGGGACGACCCGGGACTGTTCGCGATCGAACTCGGCGGCGGTCCTCGACTCTACGTCAGGCCGGTCGAGGAGTTCGACGCCGACCGTGGAAGTTACCGCCACGTCGCCATCCGGATCGACGACTCTCCGGAGGCCGTCCGGAGCCTGCTCGAGGACGCAGCCATCGAAATCGGTTCGACGGCCGAGCGCGAACGCGAGTCCGTCGGAAGCTACACCTCCTACTACGTCACCGACCCGTTCGGCTACACCGTCGAGTTCATGGCGGTCGGCGGCTGA